In Actinomyces weissii, a genomic segment contains:
- a CDS encoding NADH-quinone oxidoreductase subunit G — MSDMVNMTIDGIPVEVEKGTLLIRAAEQVGVRIPRFCDHPLLAPSANCRQCLVEVAMPDREGVVRPMPKPQPSCAMTAMEGMQVSTQATSAVAAQAQAGTMEFLLVNHPLDCPVCDKGGECPLQNTALELMASGAQSTSRFTDVKRVFPKPLRLTSNVLLDRDRCILCQRCVRFMDQIPGDPFITLQGRGAGHPGGHLTGGLYSEQIGRFDAAVLDYTTDAPRGSVSNRGQGGLSPDTGCTGPGGEAGASTGDSYGPAGEELDASGRPFASYFSGNIIQICPVGALTSARYRFRARPMDLVSTDSVTEHDASGSALRVDMRHGTVLRRLAGNDPEVNEEWITDKDRFAFAWASAPDRLTTPLVRDEQGQLVPTSWSDALDVAAQGLAAARSASGVGLLPGARLTLEDAWAWSRFARTVLSTNDIDQRVRDHSKEEDSFLAARVAGTGLGAVTYSSLEKAGQVLLVALEPEDECGSLFLRLRKGVLAGGVKVATIAPFASRGTSKLEAQLVLAAPGEEARSIATLRKTSPELVDALCQEGAVILVGERAAAVPGLLKVVDSLAAVTGARLAWVPRRAGERGGIEAGLLPHLLPGGHPVHSSRARAAVEDAWGLAPEGEADGSRLPASRGRDTTGILSALLDGELGGAVVGGVDLRDFPDPGLARAALAAAGFLVQLEVRRSEVSEHADVVLPVAPPVEKNGTFVNWEGRVRPFGQAHVSRSRTDREVLGMLAAEMGTDLGTGSLETVHAQLARLGLWEGDRAEVVFVKPTGRSQELPAGRPAVLATHKPLLDAGRLQDGEPFLAATALAPTIRLGTELAARLAVHDGDQVTVATATGSVTLPVRVGNVAEGTVWLPECSAGSTVRQTLGARHGDTVSISTPQEVAR; from the coding sequence ATGAGTGACATGGTCAACATGACGATCGACGGGATCCCCGTCGAGGTCGAGAAGGGCACGCTCCTGATCCGCGCCGCCGAGCAGGTCGGCGTGCGGATCCCCCGCTTCTGCGACCACCCGCTGCTGGCCCCCTCCGCCAACTGCCGCCAGTGCCTGGTGGAGGTGGCCATGCCGGACCGTGAGGGCGTCGTCCGGCCCATGCCCAAGCCCCAGCCCTCCTGCGCCATGACCGCGATGGAGGGGATGCAGGTCTCCACCCAGGCCACCAGCGCGGTCGCCGCCCAGGCCCAGGCCGGGACCATGGAGTTCCTGCTGGTCAACCACCCGCTGGACTGCCCCGTGTGCGACAAGGGCGGCGAGTGCCCGCTGCAGAACACCGCCCTGGAGCTCATGGCCTCCGGCGCCCAGTCCACCAGCCGCTTCACCGACGTCAAGCGGGTCTTCCCCAAGCCGCTGCGGCTGACCAGCAACGTGCTGCTGGACCGGGACCGCTGCATCCTGTGCCAGCGCTGCGTGCGCTTCATGGACCAGATCCCGGGCGACCCCTTCATCACCCTGCAGGGACGGGGCGCCGGGCACCCCGGCGGCCACCTCACCGGCGGCCTGTACTCCGAGCAGATCGGCCGCTTTGACGCCGCCGTGCTGGACTACACCACTGACGCCCCCCGGGGCTCCGTGTCCAACCGGGGACAGGGCGGGCTCAGCCCCGACACCGGCTGCACCGGGCCCGGCGGCGAGGCCGGGGCCAGCACGGGCGACAGCTACGGCCCCGCAGGGGAGGAGCTGGACGCCTCCGGGCGCCCCTTCGCCTCATACTTCTCGGGCAACATCATCCAGATCTGCCCGGTGGGGGCCCTGACCTCCGCCCGCTACCGCTTCCGTGCCCGCCCCATGGACCTGGTCTCCACCGACTCGGTCACTGAGCACGACGCCTCCGGCTCCGCGCTCCGTGTGGACATGCGTCACGGCACCGTCCTGCGACGGCTGGCTGGCAACGACCCGGAGGTCAACGAGGAGTGGATCACCGACAAGGACCGCTTCGCCTTCGCCTGGGCCAGCGCGCCCGACCGTCTCACCACCCCGCTGGTGCGTGACGAGCAGGGCCAGCTGGTGCCCACCTCCTGGTCCGACGCCCTGGACGTGGCCGCCCAGGGCCTGGCCGCTGCCCGCTCCGCCAGCGGCGTGGGGCTGCTGCCCGGGGCCCGCCTGACCCTGGAGGACGCCTGGGCCTGGTCACGTTTCGCCCGCACCGTGCTTTCCACCAACGACATCGACCAGCGGGTGCGTGACCACAGCAAGGAGGAGGACTCCTTCCTGGCGGCCCGCGTGGCCGGCACCGGCCTGGGCGCGGTTACCTACTCCTCCCTGGAGAAGGCCGGGCAGGTGCTGCTGGTGGCCCTGGAGCCTGAGGACGAGTGCGGCTCCCTGTTCCTGAGGCTGCGCAAGGGCGTGCTCGCGGGCGGGGTGAAGGTGGCCACCATCGCGCCTTTCGCATCCCGCGGCACCAGCAAGCTGGAGGCCCAGCTGGTGCTGGCCGCCCCCGGTGAGGAGGCCCGCAGCATCGCCACCCTGCGCAAGACCAGCCCCGAGCTGGTGGACGCCCTGTGCCAGGAGGGTGCCGTCATCCTCGTGGGGGAGCGTGCCGCCGCCGTCCCTGGCCTGCTCAAGGTCGTGGACTCACTGGCTGCCGTCACCGGGGCCCGGCTGGCCTGGGTCCCGCGCCGCGCCGGTGAGCGCGGCGGCATCGAGGCGGGGCTGCTGCCCCACCTGCTGCCCGGCGGGCACCCGGTGCACAGCTCGCGCGCCCGCGCCGCCGTCGAGGACGCCTGGGGACTGGCCCCCGAGGGCGAGGCCGACGGCTCCCGCCTACCCGCCTCCCGGGGCCGGGACACCACTGGCATCCTCTCCGCCCTGCTGGACGGTGAGCTGGGCGGCGCCGTCGTGGGCGGGGTTGACCTGCGTGACTTCCCCGACCCGGGCCTTGCCCGTGCCGCCCTGGCAGCCGCAGGCTTCCTGGTGCAGCTGGAGGTGCGCCGCAGCGAGGTCAGTGAGCACGCCGACGTCGTCCTGCCGGTGGCCCCACCCGTGGAGAAGAACGGCACCTTCGTGAACTGGGAGGGCCGGGTGCGTCCCTTCGGGCAGGCGCACGTCTCCCGCAGCCGCACAGACCGGGAGGTGCTGGGGATGCTGGCCGCCGAGATGGGCACCGACCTGGGCACTGGCTCCCTGGAGACCGTCCACGCCCAGCTGGCCCGGCTCGGCCTGTGGGAGGGGGACCGCGCCGAGGTCGTGTTCGTCAAGCCCACCGGCCGGAGCCAGGAGCTGCCCGCAGGCCGCCCCGCCGTGCTGGCCACCCACAAGCCGCTGCTGGACGCGGGCCGCCTGCAGGACGGTGAGCCCTTCCTGGCCGCCACCGCCCTGGCCCCCACCATCCGCTTGGGCACAGAGCTGGCCGCCCGGCTGGCGGTGCACGACGGCGACCAGGTCACCGTGGCCACCGCCACCGGCTCCGTCACCCTGCCCGTGCGGGTGGGTAACGTGGCCGAGGGCACCGTGTGGCTGCCCGAGTGCTCCGCCGGATCAACCGTGCGCCAGACCCTGGGCGCCCGCCACGGCGACACAGTGTCGATCTCGACCCCCCAGGAGGTGGCCCGGTGA
- the nuoF gene encoding NADH-quinone oxidoreductase subunit NuoF, which yields MSETHTTFTAPGVLTPAITELWDQEDSWKLKTYRVHGGYDGLRKARAMAPADVLNLVKASNLRGRGGAGFPTGLKWSFLPAPDGGPRYLVVNADESEPGTCKDIPTILANPHALIEGVAICSRAIGCDHAFIYLRGEVAHAYRRLLGAIREAQEVGVLRGGFGLDGTGDLTITAHAGAGAYICGEETALLDSLEGRRGHPRLKPPFPAVQGLYARPTVINNVETIASLPGILRRGSDWYCAMGTEKSKGHGIFSVSGHVVQPGQFEAPFGITMRDLIDLAGGIRKGHRLKFWVPGGSSTPVFGPEELDVPLDYESVGAAGSMLGTRALQVFDETVSVVRVIARWTEFYQHESCGKCTPCREGTYWMRQIMTRLEAGQGQAGDVEKLESIANNIAGRSFCALGDAAATPILSAIKRFRPEFEAGYTTPARELFPYAASSILESAR from the coding sequence GTGAGCGAGACCCACACCACCTTCACCGCCCCCGGGGTGCTCACGCCCGCCATCACCGAGCTGTGGGACCAGGAGGACTCCTGGAAGCTCAAGACCTACCGGGTGCACGGCGGCTACGACGGCCTGCGCAAGGCCCGGGCCATGGCCCCCGCCGACGTGCTCAACCTGGTCAAGGCCTCCAACCTGCGCGGCCGCGGCGGCGCAGGCTTCCCCACCGGCCTGAAGTGGTCCTTCCTGCCCGCCCCTGACGGCGGCCCCCGCTACCTGGTGGTCAACGCCGACGAGTCCGAGCCGGGCACCTGCAAGGACATCCCCACCATCCTGGCCAACCCCCACGCCCTGATCGAGGGGGTGGCGATCTGCTCGCGGGCCATCGGCTGCGACCACGCCTTCATCTACCTGCGCGGCGAGGTCGCCCACGCCTACCGCCGCCTGCTGGGCGCCATCCGGGAGGCTCAGGAGGTCGGCGTGCTCCGCGGCGGCTTCGGCCTGGACGGCACCGGCGACCTGACCATCACCGCCCACGCCGGGGCCGGGGCCTACATCTGTGGTGAGGAGACCGCGCTGCTGGACTCCCTGGAGGGACGCCGCGGCCACCCCCGCCTCAAGCCGCCCTTCCCGGCGGTGCAGGGTCTTTACGCCCGGCCCACCGTCATCAACAACGTGGAGACCATCGCCTCCCTGCCCGGCATCCTGCGGCGCGGGTCCGACTGGTACTGCGCCATGGGCACCGAGAAGTCCAAGGGGCACGGTATCTTCTCCGTGTCCGGGCACGTGGTACAGCCCGGCCAGTTCGAGGCGCCCTTCGGCATCACCATGCGGGACCTGATCGACCTGGCTGGCGGCATCCGCAAGGGCCACCGGCTCAAGTTCTGGGTGCCTGGAGGCTCCTCCACCCCGGTCTTCGGCCCCGAGGAGCTGGACGTACCCCTGGACTACGAGTCCGTGGGCGCGGCCGGCTCCATGCTGGGCACCCGGGCCCTGCAGGTCTTTGACGAGACCGTCTCGGTGGTGCGGGTGATCGCCCGCTGGACCGAGTTCTACCAGCACGAGTCCTGCGGCAAGTGCACCCCCTGCCGTGAGGGCACCTACTGGATGCGCCAGATCATGACCCGCCTGGAGGCGGGCCAGGGCCAGGCCGGGGACGTGGAGAAGCTGGAGTCGATCGCCAACAACATCGCCGGACGCTCCTTCTGCGCCCTGGGCGACGCCGCCGCCACCCCGATCCTGTCCGCCATCAAACGGTTCCGCCCCGAGTTTGAGGCGGGGTACACCACCCCCGCCCGGGAGCTGTTCCCCTACGCGGCCTCCTCCATCCTCGAAAGCGCACGGTGA
- the nuoE gene encoding NADH-quinone oxidoreductase subunit NuoE, with amino-acid sequence MSTPDYSPEERERLLADIDEIKSRYPAGYERSALIPMLHLVQSVYGYVSPAGIAICAEQLGLTRSEVSAVATFYSQFRRHPVGRYHVGVCTNALCAVMGGDAVWEAVSAHTGLGAEETSEDGAISLERIECNAACDYAPVVMVNWEFFDNQTPASAVALVDALRRGEPVQPTRGPATVPTFRENERLLAGFEDGRVDEGRTVGDPSLLGLRLARENGWTVPQEEQK; translated from the coding sequence ATGAGCACCCCCGACTACAGCCCAGAGGAGCGCGAGCGCCTCCTGGCCGACATCGACGAGATCAAGAGCCGCTACCCGGCGGGCTACGAGCGCAGCGCCCTGATCCCCATGCTGCACCTGGTGCAGTCGGTGTACGGCTACGTGTCCCCGGCCGGGATCGCCATCTGCGCTGAGCAGCTGGGCCTGACCCGCTCCGAGGTCAGCGCCGTGGCCACCTTCTACAGCCAGTTCCGCCGCCACCCCGTAGGCCGCTACCACGTGGGCGTGTGCACCAACGCCCTGTGCGCGGTCATGGGCGGGGACGCCGTGTGGGAGGCGGTCAGTGCCCACACCGGCCTGGGGGCCGAGGAGACCAGCGAGGACGGCGCGATCAGCCTGGAGCGCATCGAGTGCAACGCCGCCTGCGACTACGCCCCCGTGGTCATGGTCAACTGGGAGTTCTTCGACAACCAGACCCCTGCCTCCGCCGTCGCCCTGGTGGACGCCCTGCGCCGGGGCGAGCCCGTGCAGCCCACCCGCGGTCCCGCCACCGTGCCGACCTTCCGGGAGAACGAGCGCCTGCTGGCCGGATTCGAGGACGGCCGCGTGGACGAGGGCCGGACCGTCGGCGACCCCAGCCTGCTGGGCCTGCGCCTGGCCCGTGAGAACGGCTGGACCGTGCCCCAGGAGGAGCAGAAGTGA